In one Oncorhynchus nerka isolate Pitt River linkage group LG7, Oner_Uvic_2.0, whole genome shotgun sequence genomic region, the following are encoded:
- the LOC115132281 gene encoding 6-phosphofructo-2-kinase/fructose-2,6-bisphosphatase 2-like isoform X1, producing the protein MAASQQKGTAVLETSTEGKRTELRANEVQKKCSWASYMTNSPTVIVMIGLPARGKTYMSKKLTRYLNWIGVPTKVFNLGVYRREAVKAYKSYDFFRHDNEEAMEIRKRCALVALRDVKAYLTEGGQIAVFDATNTTRERRELILSFAKEHAYKVFFVESLCDDPDVIAANVMDVKVSSPDYPERHRESVMEDFLKRIECYKVTYQPLDPDENDRDLSFIQVINVGRSFLVNRVQDYIQSKIVYYLMNIHVHSHSIYLCRHGESDHNVEGRIGGDAMLSVQGRKFAGALKGFVEEHGLSDLKVWTSQLRRTIQTAEELGVPYEQWKILNEIDAGVCEEMTYDIIEKTYPEEFSLRDQDKYHYRYPGGESYQDLVQRLEPVIMELERQGNVLVICHQAVMRCLLAYFLDKSADDLPYLKCPLHTVLKLTPVAYGCKVDMFDLKVKAVNTHRDRPLDKVRNDVVPATFLRRNSFTPLSSHDQVKRPRLYSTGNLPQSRRPLAPFLPSMQSFEDPEGAELAQSQEYLNCFSPGDAEDAVHS; encoded by the exons ATGGCTGCCAGCCAGCAGaaaggcactgcagtgctagaAACCTCAACAGAGGGAAAGCGAACAGAGCTCAGGGCCAATGAAGTACAGAAGAAATGCT CATGGGCCTCTTATATGACCAACTCCCCCACTGTGATTGTCATGATTGGTCTTCCTGCCAGAGGGAAAACCTACATGTCCAAGAAGCTAACCCGCTACCTCAACTGGATAGGAGTGCCAACCAAGG TGTTCAACCTGGGGGTCTACAGGCGAGAGGCTGTAAAAGCCTACAAATCCTATGACTTCTTCAGACATGACAACGAGGAGGCCATGGAAATCAGGAA GCGGTGTGCTCTGGTAGCTCTGCGGGATGTCAAAGCCTATCTGACTGAGGGGGGCCAGATCGCT GTCTTTGATGCCACAAACACCAcccgagagaggagagaattaatCCTTAGTTTTGCAAAGGAACATGCTTACAAG GTGTTTTTTGTGGAGTCATTGTGCGACGACCCTGATGTCATTGCTGCTAATGTTATG GATGTGAAGGTATCCAGTCCAGACTacccagagagacacagagagagtgtgatgGAGGACTTCCTGAAGAGAATAGAATGTTATAAAGTTACGTACCAACCATTAGACCCAGATGAAAATGACAG gGACCTGTCCTTCATCCAGGTCATCAATGTGGGCAGGAGCTTCCTGGTCAACAGGGTGCAGGACTACATCCAGAGCAAGATCGTGTACTACCTCATGAACATCCACGTGCACTCTCACTCTATCTACCTGTGTCGGCACGGAGAGAGCGACCACAACGTGGAGGGACGCATCGGGGGTGACGCAATGCTGTCTGTTCAAGGGAGAAAG TTTGCTGGAGCGCTTAAGGGTTTTGTGGAGGAGCATGGTCTGTCAGACCTAAAGGTGTGGACCAGCCAGCTGAGACGGACCATCCAGACTGCTGAGGAGCTTGGGGTGCCCTACGAGCAGTGGAAGATACTCAACGAGATCGATGCA ggtgtgtgtgaggAGATGACCTATGATATAATCGAGAAAACCTACCCTGAGGAGTTTTCCTTGAGAGACCAGGACAAGTACCACTACCGCTACCCAGGGGGAGAG TCCTACCAGGACCTAGTGCAGAGGTTAGAGCCAGTCATCATGGAACTGGAGAGACAAGGCAACGTGCTGGTCATCTGCCACCAGGCTGTCATGCGATGCCTGCTCGCTTACTTCCTGGATAAGAGTGCAG ATGACCTGCCCTACTTGAAGTGTCCCCTCCACACGGTTCTAAAGCTCACCCCTGTGGCTTATG GTTGCAAAGTGGACATGTTTGACCTGAAAGTGAAGGCTGTGAACACTCACCGGGATAGGCCATTA GATAAAGTCCGTAATGACGTCGTTCCTGCCACATTCCTACGGAGGAACAGTTTCACCCCGCTGTCCAGTCACGACCAGGTGAAGCGACCGCGCCTCTACAGCACTGGCAACCTACCTCAATCTCGACGGCCCCTGGCCCCCTTTCTACCCAGCATGCAGTCCTTTGAGGACCCTGAGGGAGCAGAGTTGGCACAAAGCCAA
- the LOC115132281 gene encoding 6-phosphofructo-2-kinase/fructose-2,6-bisphosphatase 2-like isoform X2, with translation MAASQQKGTAVLETSTEGKRTELRANEVQKKCSWASYMTNSPTVIVMIGLPARGKTYMSKKLTRYLNWIGVPTKVFNLGVYRREAVKAYKSYDFFRHDNEEAMEIRKRCALVALRDVKAYLTEGGQIAVFDATNTTRERRELILSFAKEHAYKVFFVESLCDDPDVIAANVMDVKVSSPDYPERHRESVMEDFLKRIECYKVTYQPLDPDENDRDLSFIQVINVGRSFLVNRVQDYIQSKIVYYLMNIHVHSHSIYLCRHGESDHNVEGRIGGDAMLSVQGRKFAGALKGFVEEHGLSDLKVWTSQLRRTIQTAEELGVPYEQWKILNEIDAGVCEEMTYDIIEKTYPEEFSLRDQDKYHYRYPGGESYQDLVQRLEPVIMELERQGNVLVICHQAVMRCLLAYFLDKSADDLPYLKCPLHTVLKLTPVAYGCKVDMFDLKVKAVNTHRDRPLDKVRNDVVPATFLRRNSFTPLSSHDQEYLNCFSPGDAEDAVHS, from the exons ATGGCTGCCAGCCAGCAGaaaggcactgcagtgctagaAACCTCAACAGAGGGAAAGCGAACAGAGCTCAGGGCCAATGAAGTACAGAAGAAATGCT CATGGGCCTCTTATATGACCAACTCCCCCACTGTGATTGTCATGATTGGTCTTCCTGCCAGAGGGAAAACCTACATGTCCAAGAAGCTAACCCGCTACCTCAACTGGATAGGAGTGCCAACCAAGG TGTTCAACCTGGGGGTCTACAGGCGAGAGGCTGTAAAAGCCTACAAATCCTATGACTTCTTCAGACATGACAACGAGGAGGCCATGGAAATCAGGAA GCGGTGTGCTCTGGTAGCTCTGCGGGATGTCAAAGCCTATCTGACTGAGGGGGGCCAGATCGCT GTCTTTGATGCCACAAACACCAcccgagagaggagagaattaatCCTTAGTTTTGCAAAGGAACATGCTTACAAG GTGTTTTTTGTGGAGTCATTGTGCGACGACCCTGATGTCATTGCTGCTAATGTTATG GATGTGAAGGTATCCAGTCCAGACTacccagagagacacagagagagtgtgatgGAGGACTTCCTGAAGAGAATAGAATGTTATAAAGTTACGTACCAACCATTAGACCCAGATGAAAATGACAG gGACCTGTCCTTCATCCAGGTCATCAATGTGGGCAGGAGCTTCCTGGTCAACAGGGTGCAGGACTACATCCAGAGCAAGATCGTGTACTACCTCATGAACATCCACGTGCACTCTCACTCTATCTACCTGTGTCGGCACGGAGAGAGCGACCACAACGTGGAGGGACGCATCGGGGGTGACGCAATGCTGTCTGTTCAAGGGAGAAAG TTTGCTGGAGCGCTTAAGGGTTTTGTGGAGGAGCATGGTCTGTCAGACCTAAAGGTGTGGACCAGCCAGCTGAGACGGACCATCCAGACTGCTGAGGAGCTTGGGGTGCCCTACGAGCAGTGGAAGATACTCAACGAGATCGATGCA ggtgtgtgtgaggAGATGACCTATGATATAATCGAGAAAACCTACCCTGAGGAGTTTTCCTTGAGAGACCAGGACAAGTACCACTACCGCTACCCAGGGGGAGAG TCCTACCAGGACCTAGTGCAGAGGTTAGAGCCAGTCATCATGGAACTGGAGAGACAAGGCAACGTGCTGGTCATCTGCCACCAGGCTGTCATGCGATGCCTGCTCGCTTACTTCCTGGATAAGAGTGCAG ATGACCTGCCCTACTTGAAGTGTCCCCTCCACACGGTTCTAAAGCTCACCCCTGTGGCTTATG GTTGCAAAGTGGACATGTTTGACCTGAAAGTGAAGGCTGTGAACACTCACCGGGATAGGCCATTA GATAAAGTCCGTAATGACGTCGTTCCTGCCACATTCCTACGGAGGAACAGTTTCACCCCGCTGTCCAGTCACGACCAG
- the LOC115132281 gene encoding 6-phosphofructo-2-kinase/fructose-2,6-bisphosphatase 2-like isoform X3: protein MAASQQKGTAVLETSTEGKRTELRANEVQKKCSWASYMTNSPTVIVMIGLPARGKTYMSKKLTRYLNWIGVPTKVFNLGVYRREAVKAYKSYDFFRHDNEEAMEIRKRCALVALRDVKAYLTEGGQIAVFDATNTTRERRELILSFAKEHAYKVFFVESLCDDPDVIAANVMDVKVSSPDYPERHRESVMEDFLKRIECYKVTYQPLDPDENDRDLSFIQVINVGRSFLVNRVQDYIQSKIVYYLMNIHVHSHSIYLCRHGESDHNVEGRIGGDAMLSVQGRKFAGALKGFVEEHGLSDLKVWTSQLRRTIQTAEELGVPYEQWKILNEIDAGVCEEMTYDIIEKTYPEEFSLRDQDKYHYRYPGGESYQDLVQRLEPVIMELERQGNVLVICHQAVMRCLLAYFLDKSADDLPYLKCPLHTVLKLTPVAYGCKVDMFDLKVKAVNTHRDRPLVPQSK from the exons ATGGCTGCCAGCCAGCAGaaaggcactgcagtgctagaAACCTCAACAGAGGGAAAGCGAACAGAGCTCAGGGCCAATGAAGTACAGAAGAAATGCT CATGGGCCTCTTATATGACCAACTCCCCCACTGTGATTGTCATGATTGGTCTTCCTGCCAGAGGGAAAACCTACATGTCCAAGAAGCTAACCCGCTACCTCAACTGGATAGGAGTGCCAACCAAGG TGTTCAACCTGGGGGTCTACAGGCGAGAGGCTGTAAAAGCCTACAAATCCTATGACTTCTTCAGACATGACAACGAGGAGGCCATGGAAATCAGGAA GCGGTGTGCTCTGGTAGCTCTGCGGGATGTCAAAGCCTATCTGACTGAGGGGGGCCAGATCGCT GTCTTTGATGCCACAAACACCAcccgagagaggagagaattaatCCTTAGTTTTGCAAAGGAACATGCTTACAAG GTGTTTTTTGTGGAGTCATTGTGCGACGACCCTGATGTCATTGCTGCTAATGTTATG GATGTGAAGGTATCCAGTCCAGACTacccagagagacacagagagagtgtgatgGAGGACTTCCTGAAGAGAATAGAATGTTATAAAGTTACGTACCAACCATTAGACCCAGATGAAAATGACAG gGACCTGTCCTTCATCCAGGTCATCAATGTGGGCAGGAGCTTCCTGGTCAACAGGGTGCAGGACTACATCCAGAGCAAGATCGTGTACTACCTCATGAACATCCACGTGCACTCTCACTCTATCTACCTGTGTCGGCACGGAGAGAGCGACCACAACGTGGAGGGACGCATCGGGGGTGACGCAATGCTGTCTGTTCAAGGGAGAAAG TTTGCTGGAGCGCTTAAGGGTTTTGTGGAGGAGCATGGTCTGTCAGACCTAAAGGTGTGGACCAGCCAGCTGAGACGGACCATCCAGACTGCTGAGGAGCTTGGGGTGCCCTACGAGCAGTGGAAGATACTCAACGAGATCGATGCA ggtgtgtgtgaggAGATGACCTATGATATAATCGAGAAAACCTACCCTGAGGAGTTTTCCTTGAGAGACCAGGACAAGTACCACTACCGCTACCCAGGGGGAGAG TCCTACCAGGACCTAGTGCAGAGGTTAGAGCCAGTCATCATGGAACTGGAGAGACAAGGCAACGTGCTGGTCATCTGCCACCAGGCTGTCATGCGATGCCTGCTCGCTTACTTCCTGGATAAGAGTGCAG ATGACCTGCCCTACTTGAAGTGTCCCCTCCACACGGTTCTAAAGCTCACCCCTGTGGCTTATG GTTGCAAAGTGGACATGTTTGACCTGAAAGTGAAGGCTGTGAACACTCACCGGGATAGGCCATTA gtccctcagtcgaagtGA